One genomic window of Campylobacter curvus includes the following:
- the typA gene encoding translational GTPase TypA, whose amino-acid sequence MEKIRNIAVIAHVDHGKTTMVDELLKQSGTFNEHQSIGERVMDSNDIERERGITILSKNTAIRYKDTKINIIDTPGHADFGGEVERVLKMVDGVLLLVDAQEGVMPQTKFVVKKALSLGLCPIVVINKIDKPAGDPDRVVNEIFDLFVALEANDDQLEFPVVYAAAKNGYAKLNLSDENVDMQPLFETILSHVPAPSGSDENPLQLQVFTLDYDNYVGKIGIARIFNGRISKNQNVTLMKADGSKTNGRISKLIGFLGLDRQDINEAGTGDIVAIAGFEALDVGDSVVDPSNPMPLDPLHIEEPTLSVVFSVNDGPLAGTEGKHVTSNKLDERLANEMKTNIAMKYENIGEGKFKVSGRGELQITILAENMRREGYEFLLGRPEVIVREINGVKCEPFEHLVIDAPDDCTGTVIEKLGKRKAEMTSMNPTGDGQTRIEFEIPARGLIGFRSQFLTDTKGEGVMNHSFLEFRPLSGTVEHRTNGALVSMENGVTLAYSLFNLQDRGVLFLDPQAKVYVGMIIGEHSRPNDLDVNPIKGKNLTNVRASGSDDAIKLVPPRKLSLERALEWIEDDELVEVTPLNIRVRKRYLDPTQRRRMAKI is encoded by the coding sequence TTGGAAAAGATACGAAATATCGCCGTCATAGCTCACGTCGATCACGGCAAGACTACGATGGTCGATGAACTTTTGAAACAATCAGGAACATTTAACGAGCACCAGAGCATCGGCGAACGCGTAATGGACAGCAACGATATCGAGCGCGAACGCGGCATCACGATACTTTCTAAAAATACCGCCATACGTTACAAAGATACCAAAATCAACATCATCGACACCCCGGGACACGCTGACTTTGGCGGTGAGGTCGAGCGAGTGCTAAAAATGGTCGATGGCGTATTGCTGCTAGTCGATGCGCAAGAAGGCGTCATGCCTCAGACTAAATTCGTAGTCAAAAAGGCGCTTTCTTTGGGACTTTGTCCGATCGTCGTGATAAACAAGATAGATAAACCTGCAGGCGATCCTGACCGCGTAGTAAATGAAATTTTCGATCTTTTCGTCGCACTTGAGGCAAATGACGACCAGCTTGAATTTCCTGTCGTTTACGCCGCGGCTAAAAACGGCTACGCAAAGCTAAATTTAAGCGATGAGAACGTCGATATGCAGCCACTTTTTGAGACGATCCTCTCTCATGTGCCAGCACCAAGCGGTAGCGACGAAAATCCACTTCAGCTTCAAGTTTTCACGCTTGATTATGATAATTACGTCGGAAAGATCGGCATCGCGCGTATCTTTAACGGCAGAATTTCAAAAAATCAAAATGTGACTTTGATGAAAGCCGACGGCAGCAAGACAAATGGCAGAATTTCAAAGCTCATCGGCTTTTTGGGCCTTGATAGACAAGACATCAACGAAGCTGGCACGGGCGATATAGTCGCGATCGCAGGCTTTGAGGCGCTTGACGTGGGCGACAGCGTTGTCGATCCTAGCAACCCTATGCCGCTTGATCCGCTTCATATCGAGGAGCCGACTCTAAGCGTCGTTTTTAGCGTAAATGACGGACCGCTCGCAGGCACCGAGGGAAAGCACGTGACCTCAAATAAGCTCGACGAGCGCCTCGCAAACGAGATGAAAACCAATATCGCGATGAAGTATGAAAACATCGGCGAGGGCAAATTTAAAGTAAGCGGTCGCGGCGAGCTTCAGATAACCATCCTGGCGGAAAATATGCGCCGTGAGGGGTATGAATTTTTACTCGGGCGCCCGGAGGTCATCGTAAGAGAGATAAACGGCGTAAAATGCGAGCCTTTCGAGCATTTAGTCATCGATGCACCGGATGATTGCACCGGCACGGTCATCGAAAAGCTAGGCAAAAGAAAGGCCGAGATGACCTCGATGAATCCAACCGGCGACGGGCAGACCAGGATAGAATTTGAGATCCCGGCTCGCGGACTCATCGGCTTTAGGAGCCAGTTTCTGACCGATACCAAGGGCGAGGGCGTGATGAATCATAGCTTTTTGGAATTTCGCCCGCTAAGCGGAACGGTCGAGCACCGCACGAACGGCGCGCTAGTATCGATGGAAAACGGCGTAACGCTGGCGTATTCATTATTTAACTTGCAAGATCGCGGCGTATTATTTTTAGACCCGCAGGCAAAGGTCTATGTGGGTATGATCATCGGCGAGCACAGCCGTCCAAACGACCTTGACGTAAACCCTATAAAAGGCAAGAACCTGACCAATGTGCGCGCCAGCGGCTCGGACGATGCGATCAAGCTCGTGCCACCTAGAAAGCTGAGCCTTGAGCGCGCGCTTGAGTGGATAGAGGATGACGAGCTAGTCGAGGTCACGCCTCTAAATATCCGCGTTCGTAAGCGCTATCTCGACCCTACTCAGCGCAGAAGAATGGCAAAAATATAA
- the hutX gene encoding heme utilization cystosolic carrier protein HutX, translating into MREKIKALLAQNPKISLGEIAKELNISDYEVLLNLPEELCKAAGGKRFSDVIKELEGWGEVLFVKNTPNFIIEFRTKIPSGRNAQGFYNFGMGAKGEESHGLGILGGHLRADAIEKIFFVTQTFMGLVTKSVQFYDKNGENIFKIYVARDEKRELSPTQVKAFEEFKAKL; encoded by the coding sequence ATGAGAGAAAAGATCAAAGCGCTTTTGGCGCAAAACCCTAAAATTTCACTGGGCGAGATAGCTAAAGAGCTAAATATCAGCGATTATGAAGTGCTGCTAAATTTACCGGAGGAGCTTTGCAAAGCGGCTGGCGGCAAGAGATTTAGCGACGTTATAAAGGAGCTTGAGGGCTGGGGCGAGGTGCTTTTTGTCAAAAATACGCCTAATTTCATCATAGAATTTAGAACAAAGATACCAAGCGGTCGCAACGCACAAGGCTTTTACAACTTCGGCATGGGTGCAAAAGGCGAGGAGTCGCACGGCCTTGGGATCTTGGGCGGTCATTTGAGGGCTGATGCGATAGAGAAGATATTTTTCGTTACACAGACTTTTATGGGGTTAGTGACGAAATCAGTGCAGTTTTATGACAAAAATGGCGAGAATATCTTTAAAATTTACGTCGCTCGCGATGAAAAAAGAGAGCTTTCGCCGACTCAGGTAAAGGCTTTTGAGGAGTTTAAGGCTAAGCTTTAA
- the flgE gene encoding flagellar hook protein FlgE — MMRSLWSGVSGLQAHQIAMDVEGNNIANVNTYGYKYNRANFADILSQTPRVATAPQGELGGQNPMQIGLGTTINSTTRIFSQGTLTSTDKQTDLALQGNGFFIVSPDGGTTRYYTRNGDFVRDKAGNFVNNSGHIVQGWTRDEETGTIDSTGPIKNIVIKEGLTTPARATTEVKIKGNLDSGNTIGARSTPIYSLDSVAGGRDYNNNGELDGNEVHNENDVNNNEFYTNSKNEQVLTERGVDLGVTFDELGNGLALRNNQGVWISYANAKSQKFTVGSGAPANKGQFPAGATLNVTINGTTITSKAGAINSISDVAAAINAQYNKTGVQAEISEGNKLTLINRNNSGTTDSTKNIHLTVNGGDNTGLSSVDIITAYKYVYTNSQTTAVHPNDDRIARTVTTTEDLRAAMQEDARNHVDYDGDGRIINAKTDADAQTQVKEAVEQNYLNNAYNVAYNNTYAARIAAGDTAAQAATAAETAAAAAKTAAAAAAAAAGTAAAAGVTAAANSDLNDGAKFTVNNAGQFQVENPASGTFDKALYMTTTGLTTEAKNGTAAVNENVRLTTVMKALDGALSPGQALRNSGKLMMSSHGSTAEIYDSLGSKHTVSIKWAKTGTTNDGGTEWSMIIQVPEPAKINYSGVGPDNVITGSLRFNANGSLASFHPATFTFTANNGSQAGQNVSLNFGLGTDFNGLTSFDKDSSTESISQDGYTGGTLRDIKIDETGTIIGAFTNGKSFGLAQVALATFTNNEGLQSEGGNVFSQTANSGEAVIGAAGTGDKGTVAASKLEASNVDLSRALTDLIVIQRGFQANSKTITTSDEMLNTLLQLKQ, encoded by the coding sequence ATGATGAGATCACTTTGGTCTGGCGTTTCAGGCTTGCAAGCCCACCAGATAGCTATGGACGTAGAGGGTAACAATATCGCAAACGTAAATACCTACGGATACAAATACAACCGCGCGAATTTCGCGGATATCTTGAGCCAGACTCCGCGCGTCGCGACTGCACCGCAGGGCGAGCTGGGCGGTCAAAACCCTATGCAAATAGGCCTTGGAACGACGATAAATTCAACTACCAGGATTTTCTCTCAAGGCACACTCACCTCAACCGACAAGCAAACCGACCTTGCGCTTCAGGGCAACGGCTTTTTCATCGTATCTCCGGACGGCGGCACTACGCGCTATTATACGAGAAACGGCGACTTCGTGCGTGATAAGGCGGGAAATTTCGTAAACAATAGCGGACACATCGTGCAAGGCTGGACTAGAGACGAAGAGACCGGCACTATCGACTCCACAGGCCCTATCAAAAACATCGTCATCAAAGAGGGTCTAACGACTCCTGCACGCGCTACGACCGAGGTCAAGATAAAGGGAAATTTAGACTCAGGCAACACGATCGGTGCTAGAAGTACGCCTATTTATTCTCTTGACTCCGTTGCCGGTGGTAGGGACTATAACAACAACGGCGAGCTTGACGGTAACGAAGTGCATAATGAAAACGACGTAAATAACAATGAATTCTATACGAATTCCAAAAATGAGCAGGTCTTAACAGAGCGCGGCGTCGATCTTGGCGTGACATTTGACGAGCTTGGAAACGGGCTCGCGCTAAGAAACAACCAAGGCGTTTGGATAAGCTATGCGAATGCGAAATCACAAAAATTCACAGTCGGTAGCGGTGCGCCGGCGAATAAAGGACAATTTCCGGCAGGCGCTACACTAAATGTCACGATAAACGGCACGACTATAACAAGCAAAGCCGGCGCTATAAACAGCATCAGCGATGTCGCTGCAGCCATAAACGCCCAGTATAACAAAACCGGCGTTCAAGCCGAAATTTCAGAGGGCAACAAGCTCACTCTAATCAACAGAAACAACTCTGGTACGACCGATAGCACCAAAAATATCCACCTAACGGTAAATGGCGGTGATAACACAGGCCTATCAAGCGTTGATATCATCACTGCATATAAATATGTCTATACAAATTCCCAAACTACGGCGGTGCATCCAAATGACGACAGGATAGCAAGGACGGTCACGACGACTGAGGATCTACGCGCTGCGATGCAAGAGGACGCGAGAAACCACGTGGACTACGACGGAGACGGCAGGATAATAAACGCAAAGACCGACGCTGACGCCCAAACTCAAGTAAAAGAGGCAGTAGAGCAAAACTATCTAAACAACGCCTATAACGTAGCCTACAATAATACATACGCGGCCAGGATAGCCGCAGGAGATACTGCAGCACAAGCAGCGACCGCGGCGGAAACAGCGGCGGCAGCGGCCAAAACAGCGGCGGCAGCGGCGGCAGCGGCGGCAGGTACAGCGGCAGCGGCAGGTGTGACAGCGGCGGCAAATTCCGATCTAAATGACGGTGCTAAATTTACGGTAAATAATGCGGGGCAATTTCAAGTCGAAAACCCTGCAAGCGGGACTTTCGATAAAGCCCTTTATATGACGACGACTGGCCTTACCACCGAGGCGAAAAATGGAACGGCTGCGGTAAATGAAAACGTCAGACTAACTACCGTCATGAAAGCCCTTGACGGCGCTCTAAGCCCCGGTCAAGCCCTACGCAACAGCGGCAAACTGATGATGTCAAGCCACGGCTCAACAGCTGAAATTTACGACTCCCTGGGCTCAAAGCACACAGTCAGCATCAAATGGGCTAAAACAGGCACTACAAACGATGGCGGTACCGAGTGGAGCATGATCATACAAGTACCGGAACCGGCAAAGATAAACTACTCCGGCGTTGGCCCGGATAACGTTATCACCGGCTCTCTTAGATTTAACGCTAACGGCTCGTTAGCCAGCTTCCATCCGGCTACATTTACCTTTACGGCAAACAACGGCTCGCAAGCAGGCCAAAACGTGAGCCTAAATTTTGGTCTGGGCACTGATTTTAACGGCCTAACGAGCTTTGATAAAGACTCATCGACCGAGTCTATCTCGCAAGATGGCTACACCGGCGGAACATTACGAGACATCAAGATAGACGAGACGGGAACTATCATCGGAGCTTTCACAAACGGAAAGAGCTTTGGCCTAGCGCAAGTAGCACTAGCGACATTTACAAACAACGAGGGCTTGCAGTCTGAAGGTGGCAACGTCTTTTCTCAGACCGCAAACTCCGGCGAAGCGGTCATCGGAGCGGCAGGAACGGGAGATAAAGGCACCGTCGCAGCCTCAAAGCTAGAAGCCAGCAACGTCGATCTCAGCCGAGCGCTCACCGATCTCATCGTCATCCAAAGAGGCTTTCAAGCAAACTCTAAGACGATAACCACGAGCGACGAAATGCTAAATACGTTGCTTCAGCTAAAGCAATAA
- a CDS encoding type II toxin-antitoxin system RelE/ParE family toxin, whose product MVIRYADEFWQNLNEILDFISANSESNAQNFLNELKSKIMAITDMPYRFRKNLIANDDNIRDLIFKGYVIPFEVDKETIKILTIYKFNLWH is encoded by the coding sequence ATGGTGATCCGTTATGCAGATGAGTTTTGGCAAAATTTAAATGAAATTTTGGACTTCATATCTGCAAATAGTGAGTCTAACGCTCAAAATTTTTTAAATGAACTAAAGTCAAAAATCATGGCGATCACCGATATGCCATATCGCTTTCGTAAAAATTTAATAGCAAACGATGACAATATCAGGGATTTGATCTTTAAAGGCTATGTCATACCCTTTGAGGTAGATAAAGAAACTATAAAAATTTTAACTATATACAAATTTAATCTCTGGCATTGA